The following proteins are co-located in the Equus caballus isolate H_3958 breed thoroughbred chromosome 15, TB-T2T, whole genome shotgun sequence genome:
- the LOC102147679 gene encoding myelin and lymphocyte protein has translation MAPTEESDDNLMRIYIEISAAFPDLLFIVESVFGGLVWILVASSLVPLPLLQGWVMFASVFCFIGTTVLFFSYLIGSHYKEISWVILEAAYHCIAAVFYLSAAVLEGLATISMHNSFTQEHYLENAFATVFSSTATLLYVNHAWFSLIRWKFFRRIRRTLP, from the exons ATGGCCCCCACAGAGGAGTCGGATGACAACCTCATGCGCATCTACATCGAAATCTCCGCTGCCTTCCCCGACTTGCTCTTCATCGTCGAGTCT gtCTTTGGGGGCCTTGTGTGGATCCTGGTCGCCTCGTCCCtggtgcccctccccctgctgcaGGGCTGGGTGATGTTCGCGTCTGTGTTCTGCTTCATAGGCACCACTGTCCTGTTCTTCTCCTACCTAATTGGCAGCCACTACAAGGAGATTTCTTGGGTCATCCTG GAGGCAGCCTACCACTGTATCGCTGCCGTATTTTACCTCAGCGCTGCCGTCCTGGAAGGTTTGGCCACCATTTCCATGCACAATAGCTTCACCCAGGAGCATTACCTTGAAAATGCCTTTGCTACG GTGTTTTCATCCACAGCCACTCTGCTGTATGTGAACCACGCATGGTTTTCTTTAATCAGATGGAAGTTTTTTCGAAGGATAAGAAGAACTTTACCTTAA